A genomic region of Trifolium pratense cultivar HEN17-A07 linkage group LG3, ARS_RC_1.1, whole genome shotgun sequence contains the following coding sequences:
- the LOC123917438 gene encoding uncharacterized protein LOC123917438 isoform X1 yields the protein MLRMDYRKLQDIMAENQRGPGRPRKNQRRNQREDPGGSQGVNENENPPIQQEEEEQQQQQVMMQMMQQFMQQAQQFMQQQQQGVHPPPEEEEIGNRVFREFYKMKPPLYEGSFNCLEAHGWLKEMEKVFKVIRCTEEEKVMCASRMLNGAAKTWWKGALAYMTASHIPVDWEHFQAEFLKKYSLDRFRFQKEQEFFQIKQGTMSVSEFIAKFEEMAQFSRHSVYSPDEGIEGWMINRFMFGLKDDIGHIVSLQSHNSFAELVQQCYIAEASLNKIHNEREQAW from the exons ATGCTTAGAATGGATTAcagaaaatt GCAGGATATTATGGCGGAAAATCAAAGGGGACCAGGAAGGCCGCGTAAGAATCAAAGAAGGAACCAAAGGGAGGATCCGGGAGGGAGTCAAGGGGTCAATGAGAATGAAAATCCTCCGAtacaacaagaagaagaagaacaacaacaacaacaagttATGATGCAGATGATGCAACAGTTTATGCAACAGGCTCAACAATTCATGCAGCAGCAACAGCAAGGAGTACATCCTCCtccagaagaagaagaaattgggAATAGAGTCTTTCGTGAATTTTATAAGATGAAACCACCGCTTTATGAAGGGAGTTTCAATTGTTTGGAAGCTCATGGTTGGTTAAAGGAGATGGAAAAAGTCTTCAAGGTGATTCGGTGTACAGAAGAAGAGAAAGTGATGTGTGCTTCTCGTATGCTTAACGGCGCAGCAAAAACCTGGTGGAAAGGAGCTCTAGCATACATGACTGCTTCTCACATTCCAGTGGATTGGGAGCACTTTCAGGCGGAATTTCTTAAGAAGTATTCTCTAGATAGGTTTAGGTTCCAGAAAGAGCAGGAGTTTTTCCAAATTAAGCAGGGGACTATGTCGGTATCAGAATTTATTGCAAAGTTCGAAGAGATGGCCCAGTTCTCCCGTCATTCCGTGTATTCCCCAGATGAGGGCATTGAGGGGTGGATGATTAATCGATTCATGTTTGGTCTGAAAGACGATATTGGCCACATTGTGTCTCTGCAGAGTCACAACAGTTTTGCAGAACTAGTACAACAATGTTATATTGCGGAAGCAAGTCTAAATAAGATTCATAACGAAAGGGAGCAAGCATGGTAG
- the LOC123917438 gene encoding uncharacterized protein LOC123917438 isoform X2, giving the protein MAENQRGPGRPRKNQRRNQREDPGGSQGVNENENPPIQQEEEEQQQQQVMMQMMQQFMQQAQQFMQQQQQGVHPPPEEEEIGNRVFREFYKMKPPLYEGSFNCLEAHGWLKEMEKVFKVIRCTEEEKVMCASRMLNGAAKTWWKGALAYMTASHIPVDWEHFQAEFLKKYSLDRFRFQKEQEFFQIKQGTMSVSEFIAKFEEMAQFSRHSVYSPDEGIEGWMINRFMFGLKDDIGHIVSLQSHNSFAELVQQCYIAEASLNKIHNEREQAW; this is encoded by the coding sequence ATGGCGGAAAATCAAAGGGGACCAGGAAGGCCGCGTAAGAATCAAAGAAGGAACCAAAGGGAGGATCCGGGAGGGAGTCAAGGGGTCAATGAGAATGAAAATCCTCCGAtacaacaagaagaagaagaacaacaacaacaacaagttATGATGCAGATGATGCAACAGTTTATGCAACAGGCTCAACAATTCATGCAGCAGCAACAGCAAGGAGTACATCCTCCtccagaagaagaagaaattgggAATAGAGTCTTTCGTGAATTTTATAAGATGAAACCACCGCTTTATGAAGGGAGTTTCAATTGTTTGGAAGCTCATGGTTGGTTAAAGGAGATGGAAAAAGTCTTCAAGGTGATTCGGTGTACAGAAGAAGAGAAAGTGATGTGTGCTTCTCGTATGCTTAACGGCGCAGCAAAAACCTGGTGGAAAGGAGCTCTAGCATACATGACTGCTTCTCACATTCCAGTGGATTGGGAGCACTTTCAGGCGGAATTTCTTAAGAAGTATTCTCTAGATAGGTTTAGGTTCCAGAAAGAGCAGGAGTTTTTCCAAATTAAGCAGGGGACTATGTCGGTATCAGAATTTATTGCAAAGTTCGAAGAGATGGCCCAGTTCTCCCGTCATTCCGTGTATTCCCCAGATGAGGGCATTGAGGGGTGGATGATTAATCGATTCATGTTTGGTCTGAAAGACGATATTGGCCACATTGTGTCTCTGCAGAGTCACAACAGTTTTGCAGAACTAGTACAACAATGTTATATTGCGGAAGCAAGTCTAAATAAGATTCATAACGAAAGGGAGCAAGCATGGTAG
- the LOC123919008 gene encoding uncharacterized protein LOC123919008, giving the protein MMMMMMMFASTSITHGVRVTSFTTPIAKSRRHTFSLSFFSNRTSLDIFSTPTETRLRHINTPISASNSGLEASTIHSNDVSALLTDVTVVEEPGDENKIQLRVELTGDQTQKVFDKILINLGRTAPPVPGFRMQKGGKSSKIPPDFLLEMLGEERVTKFAIQEILNCTMADYAKRENLDAKDKKVSTVQTEQELKKSFRAGKKFSFNVIFEPNDSEGK; this is encoded by the exons atgatgatgatgatgatgatgtttgcCTCCACTTCCATTACACACGGAGTCAGAGTTACTTCATTCACAACTCCAATTGCTAAATCAAGAAGACACACTTTTTCTCTATCCTTCTTCTCCAACAGAACAAG cttAGATATTTTCTCTACTCCCACTGAAACAAGACTTAGACATATCAATACCCCAATTTCAGCTTCTAATTCAG GTTTAGAAGCATCAACTATACATTCAAATGATGTTTCAGCCTTGTTAACGGATGTCACTGTAGTTGAAGAACCAGGAGATGAAAATAAGATACAA CTAAGAGTGGAGTTGACTGGTGATCAAACACAGAAGGTATTTGACAAGATCCTCATAAACTTAGGTCGTACTGCCCCACCGGTTCCTGGATTTCGCATGCAAAAAGGAG GAAAATCATCAAAG ATCCCACCAGACTTTCTTTTAGAGATGCTTGGGGAAGAACGTGTCACTAAGTTTGCAATACAAGAAATACTCAATTGTACAATGGCTGATTATGCAAAAAGG GAAAACTTGGATGCCAAGGACAAGAAAGTTAGCACTGTTCAAACGGAACAAGAACTAAAAAAATCATTCAGAGCAGGAAAAAAATTTAGCTTCAATGTTATATTTGAGCCTAATGATTCTGAAGGTAAATAA
- the LOC123919006 gene encoding uncharacterized protein LOC123919006, producing the protein MRMDEEIFLAMLFKIRKTCLVKELIVIAMVAMFVADAIDTNDVYSPCQDAKVQTRDGFTFGIAFSSKQAFTPDNGPQLSPCDSRLNLAGKGAQLAMFRPKVDEISLLTVNSSSIDLARAGGYMVAFAGQKYAARSLPVMFADESYIIISFTLVLEFQEGTLQNLFWKSFGCDSCSGGSVCLNKQDCAVPNTQCQKNGTAACNIGIQLTFSGTDKNLDALNSWYEVKNLRQYSLTGLYTDLRDSIIRD; encoded by the exons ATGAGGATGGATGAAGAAATTTTCTTGGCCATGTTGTTCAAGATAAGGAAAACATGTTTGGTGAAAGAGTTGATTGTCATTGCTATGGTGGCTATGTTTGTTGCAGATGCAATTGATACAAATGATGTTTATAGTCCATGTCAAGATGCTAAAGTTCAGACTAGAGACGGTTTTACCTTTGGCATTGCGTTTTCGAGCAAACAAGCTTTCACACCGGATAATGGTCCACAGCTTTCGCCTTGTGACTCTCGCCTTAACCTTGCAGGCAAAGGAGCACAGCTTGCTATGTTTAGGCCAAAGGTGGACGAAATCTCCCTACTTACCGTTAACAGCAGCTCCATAGACCTG GCCAGAGCTGGTGGATATATGGTTGCATTTGCTGGACAGAAATATGCAGCAAGATCACTACCAGTTATGTTTGCCGACGAAAGTTACATAATTATCAGTTTCACTTTG GTTCTTGAATTTCAAGAAGGAACCCTTCAAAACTTGTTTTGGAAAAGTTTCGGCTGTGATTCATGTTCCGGTGGAAGCGTTTGCCTGAATAAGCAAGACTGTGCAGTGCCAAACACACAATGTCAAAAGAACGGTACCGCTGCCTGCAACATTGGCATACAGCTGACATTCTCAGGGACTGACAAGAATCTCGATGCTCTAAATTCTTGGTATGAAGTGAAAAATCTACGGCAGTACTCCCTCACCGGTCTATACACAGATCTCCGTGATTCTATTATACGAGACTAG
- the LOC123919002 gene encoding uncharacterized protein LOC123919002 encodes MDHDQQDKPSFFAIIKEGFNTNSMKVPKKIVMNLGEELWNNALIFLIGSSGEKWQMSILKKENDIYLQNIGWQKFLKDNSVLNEELLLFTYKEENRFRVQIFCKNGLERPCVQKEPEVAAPIVPETTGSSQQKTPAGDSLCVKEEKEEAVAPMVVKRKRGRPRKNAPPPPERCFKEKGAEAEAAATMAAKGMEDRPRTNDFPERVCVKKKEAEAAATTVAKGMKDSPRKNASPERVCVCVAKKEAEAARATMVAKGMMNRPKYVSPERVFVMKKEAESATSTMAAKGMKDRPKYVSPERVFVMKKEAESATSTMAAKGMKDRPKYVSPERVFVMKKEAESTTSTMAAKGMKDRPKYVSPERVFVMKKEAESATSTMAARGMKDIPKYVSPVRVFVPEKEAEAATETMAAKGTKDRPKYVSPERVFVVKKEAEAATSTMGAKGMKDRPKYVTPERVFVIKKEAEAAATMVARGIKDRPRNNASPQSVCLKKTEAVAAETMVVKGMKGRPRRNSAPAVIIID; translated from the exons ATGGATCATGATCAACAAGACAAGCCATCTTTCTTTGCTATCATTAAAGAAGGCTTCAACACCAACTCCATG AAAGTCCCAAAGAAGATTGTTATGAATTTGGGTGAAGAGTTGTGGAACAATGCTTTGATTTTTCTGATAGGCTCTTCTGGTGAGAAATGGCAAATGAGTAttttgaagaaagaaaatgacataTATCTGCAAAATATTGGTTGGCAAAAATTTCTGAAAGACAACTCGGTGTTAAATGAAGAGCTCTTGCTTTTCACATATAAGGAAGAGAACAGGTTCCGGGTTCAAATTTTTTGTAAGAATGGATTAGAGAGACCATGCGTCCAGAAAGAACCAGAAGTTGCAGCTCCAATTGTACCCGAGACAACGGGGAGTAGCCAACAAAAAACCCCTGCTGGTGATAGTTTATGCGTcaaggaagaaaaagaagaagctgTAGCACCAATGGTGGTGAAGAGAAAGAGGGGTAGACCAAGAAAAAatgctcctcctcctcctgaGAGATGCTTCAAGGAAAAGGGAGCAGAAGCAGAAGCTGCAGCAACAATGGCGGCCAAAGGAATGGAGGATAGACCAAGAACAAATGATTTTCCTGAGAGAGTATGTGTCAAGAAAAAAGAAGCAGAAGCTGCGGCAACAACAGTGGCCAAAGGAATGAAAGATAGCCCAAGAAAAAATGCCTCTCCTGAGAGAGTATGTGTATGTGTCGCGAAAAAAGAAGCAGAAGCTGCAAGAGCGACAATGGTGGCCAAAGGAATGATGAATAGGCCAAAATATGTTTCTCCTGAGAGAGTATTCGTCATGAAAAAAGAAGCAGAATCTGCAACATCAACAATGGCGGCCAAGGGAATGAAAGATAGACCAAAATATGTTTCTCCTGAGAGAGTATTCGTCATGAAAAAAGAAGCAGAATCTGCAACATCAACAATGGCGGCCAAGGGAATGAAAGATAGACCAAAATATGTTTCTCCTGAGAGAGTATTCGTCATGAAAAAAGAAGCAGAATCTACAACATCAACAATGGCGGCCAAGGGAATGAAAGATAGACCAAAATATGTTTCTCCTGAGAGAGTATTCGTCATGAAAAAAGAAGCAGAATCTGCAACATCAACAATGGCGGCCAGAGGAATGAAGGATATACCAAAATATGTTTCTCCTGTGAGAGTATTCGTCCCGGAAAAAGAAGCAGAAGCTGCAACAGAAACAATGGCGGCCAAAGGAACGAAGGATAGACCAAAATATGTTTCTCCTGAGAGAGTATTCGTCGTGAAAAAAGAAGCAGAAGCTGCAACATCAACAATGGGAGCCAAGGGAATGAAGGATAGACCAAAATATGTTACTCCTGAGAGAGtatttgtcataaaaaaagaaGCAGAAGCTGCAGCAACAATGGTGGCCAGAGGAATAAAGGATAGACCAAGAAACAATGCTTCCCCTCAAAGTGTGTGCCTCAAGAAAACAGAAGCAGTAGCTGCAGAAACAATGGTGGTTAAAGGAATGAAGGGTAGGCCAAGAAGAAATTCTGCTCCTGCTGTTATCATAATAGACTGA